A window of the Methanomassiliicoccales archaeon genome harbors these coding sequences:
- a CDS encoding ATPase domain-containing protein → MGTTKKAAQLRNEPMVAEPEKLGSTEPLTDGANADKTEELRRWLTGEEDNLLSWLSESEPIENSEVIPHSTSSAESTIEQGEHLLIDDACMNDLRAIIVEALGDGYSMESLIDMGPKELLLRVKQIVEANQNLRVELEKEKQANLIMRREFENAMSTLPQDQKELIKKQMELAEREALLQAKSRKIGREEGYLDSVDVASVSELEERFQAELRQKEMEFREKEKDYKAKVEYLAEELKRKSLEEQQKEDELKFAKMDTSQAAKEMEQKLREIQLKEKRMMLMEEEIARLKIELRERDDELRKIKEVVGYKEQELLRREEDLEYREKLMASERRKLDEAKRESTNIDELELKKRLEELKAEVQRKEEELIAKEKFLNAKMEELRLREQGIIEDEIRRREEERAIEYTVAKVKTGNSRFDDLLLGGIPFGSNVLIHGPPFIGKEIMINQFIAEGLKKGVPCIWVITDKTPKDIREEMRPIISGYEEYERLGLVRYIDSYSRSMGETTEDPYAIYIDEPTDHDRIMEATDKVAKEFKEKHKYYRLAFRSVSTLIAYSDPNTAFRFLNPFCGRRKRDGAVSMYVIEKGMHGEQEIQMLGSIMDGMVDFKLDQLKTYFSVQGICEVQSRSYIRYTVGKHGLSIGSFSLDHIR, encoded by the coding sequence TTGGGAACAACCAAGAAGGCCGCGCAGCTGAGAAATGAGCCAATGGTTGCAGAGCCAGAGAAATTAGGTTCGACGGAACCCCTTACCGACGGGGCGAACGCTGACAAAACCGAGGAGCTTCGCCGATGGCTTACAGGCGAGGAGGACAACCTTCTTTCTTGGCTCAGCGAATCGGAGCCCATTGAGAACTCCGAAGTGATCCCCCATTCCACCTCTAGTGCGGAATCAACCATAGAACAGGGAGAGCATTTGCTAATTGATGATGCATGCATGAACGATTTGAGGGCCATAATAGTGGAGGCTTTGGGGGATGGCTATTCCATGGAGTCCTTAATAGATATGGGCCCAAAGGAGTTGTTGCTGAGGGTAAAGCAAATCGTGGAGGCCAACCAAAATCTTCGAGTTGAATTGGAGAAGGAGAAACAGGCCAATCTTATTATGAGGCGAGAGTTCGAGAATGCCATGTCAACCCTCCCCCAGGATCAGAAAGAGTTAATAAAGAAGCAGATGGAGCTAGCAGAAAGGGAGGCTTTGCTCCAGGCGAAATCGCGCAAGATTGGTCGTGAGGAGGGGTATCTGGATTCTGTGGACGTGGCCTCCGTTTCTGAGTTGGAGGAGCGGTTCCAAGCGGAGCTGCGCCAGAAAGAGATGGAGTTTAGAGAGAAGGAGAAGGACTATAAGGCTAAGGTCGAGTACTTGGCGGAAGAATTGAAGCGCAAGAGCCTGGAGGAGCAACAGAAGGAAGACGAGCTCAAATTCGCCAAGATGGACACATCACAGGCCGCTAAGGAGATGGAGCAGAAACTGCGGGAGATACAGCTCAAAGAGAAGCGCATGATGCTCATGGAGGAGGAGATTGCCAGGCTCAAAATAGAATTGCGTGAGCGGGATGATGAGCTGCGCAAGATCAAGGAAGTAGTGGGTTATAAGGAACAAGAGCTGCTGCGTCGCGAAGAGGATCTCGAGTATCGCGAAAAACTCATGGCCAGCGAGCGACGAAAATTGGACGAGGCCAAGCGCGAGAGCACAAATATTGACGAATTGGAATTGAAGAAGAGATTGGAGGAGCTAAAGGCGGAAGTGCAGCGCAAAGAGGAGGAGCTAATCGCCAAAGAGAAGTTCCTTAACGCCAAAATGGAGGAGTTGCGCCTTCGCGAACAAGGAATCATAGAAGACGAAATTCGTCGTCGCGAGGAGGAAAGGGCTATTGAATATACCGTAGCCAAGGTAAAGACAGGCAACTCTCGCTTCGACGATCTGTTATTGGGCGGGATTCCATTCGGCTCTAATGTGCTTATCCACGGGCCTCCTTTCATCGGCAAGGAGATAATGATCAACCAATTCATAGCTGAAGGTCTGAAGAAAGGTGTACCGTGCATCTGGGTGATCACCGATAAGACCCCGAAGGATATCCGGGAAGAGATGAGACCGATAATATCTGGCTATGAGGAATATGAGCGCCTTGGGCTGGTCAGGTATATCGACTCCTACTCACGCAGCATGGGAGAGACGACTGAGGATCCATATGCTATATACATCGATGAACCGACTGACCATGACCGAATAATGGAAGCCACGGATAAGGTTGCCAAGGAATTCAAGGAGAAGCACAAATATTATCGTCTTGCCTTCCGCTCAGTATCCACTTTGATCGCCTACTCTGATCCTAACACCGCTTTCCGCTTCCTCAATCCTTTCTGTGGACGCAGGAAGAGAGATGGTGCGGTAAGCATGTATGTAATAGAGAAGGGCATGCACGGCGAGCAAGAAATACAAATGTTGGGATCGATCATGGATGGAATGGTGGACTTCAAGCTCGACCAGCTGAAGACCTATTTCTCCGTGCAAGGCATATGTGAGGTGCAATCGCGCTCCTACATCAGATACACCGTGGGAAAGCACGGCCTGAGCATTGGATCCTTCTCCCTGGACCACATAAGGTGA
- a CDS encoding deoxyhypusine synthase family protein — MVKRSDVLKEKVKAIDFDKITTVADLVEAYKDSSIQSRALATCAIVYEKALSDKSRPTIILGLAGPLVAAGLRKVIADMVKFGIVDAIVSIGAIPYQDFYQARGYHHWKTSPRTDDLALRELFIDRIYDTLVDENKFRETDAYIGKIAGELEPRAYSSREFMSILGQECEKDKASILGNAYKYGVPIFVPALNDSSIGIGLTGLYVERRRAGKDFMRIDPIRDNWELTQLKIHADKTAVIYIGGGVPKNYIQQTEVICETLGYDKGGHHYAIQITQDTPQWGGLSGCTFEEAQSWGKINRDAEKSVAYVEASIGLSLLVGYILQKKLWKGRKRLSYEWDGDMLKSVKQVPLGL, encoded by the coding sequence ATGGTCAAAAGATCTGATGTGTTGAAGGAGAAGGTCAAAGCCATCGATTTCGATAAGATCACAACGGTCGCGGACCTGGTCGAGGCTTATAAAGATAGCTCCATACAAAGTAGGGCTCTTGCCACCTGTGCTATAGTTTACGAGAAAGCACTTTCAGATAAAAGCCGACCTACAATTATTCTCGGTCTAGCTGGCCCCCTCGTCGCCGCCGGCTTGAGAAAAGTCATCGCGGACATGGTCAAATTCGGCATCGTGGATGCCATTGTGAGCATTGGCGCCATTCCTTATCAGGACTTCTATCAAGCGCGCGGCTATCATCATTGGAAGACATCCCCGCGCACGGACGACTTGGCTTTGAGGGAATTGTTCATCGATCGCATTTATGACACCTTGGTGGACGAGAACAAGTTCCGCGAAACAGACGCCTATATAGGAAAGATCGCGGGAGAATTGGAACCGAGAGCATACTCCAGCCGCGAATTCATGTCCATCTTGGGCCAGGAATGCGAGAAGGATAAGGCATCGATCCTGGGCAACGCCTACAAATACGGCGTTCCCATATTTGTCCCTGCTCTCAATGACAGCTCCATCGGCATTGGACTGACAGGGCTGTACGTGGAAAGGCGGAGGGCCGGTAAGGACTTCATGCGCATCGACCCCATACGTGACAACTGGGAGCTAACGCAATTGAAGATACATGCGGACAAGACCGCCGTCATTTACATCGGTGGAGGAGTGCCGAAGAACTACATCCAACAAACAGAGGTCATTTGCGAGACGCTGGGTTATGATAAAGGAGGACACCACTACGCTATTCAGATTACTCAAGATACACCCCAATGGGGAGGGCTATCGGGCTGCACCTTCGAAGAGGCACAGTCTTGGGGCAAGATAAATCGGGATGCGGAAAAATCTGTGGCCTATGTGGAAGCGTCTATCGGCCTGAGCCTTCTTGTGGGTTATATCCTTCAGAAAAAGTTGTGGAAAGGACGGAAGCGTTTAAGCTACGAGTGGGACGGAGATATGCTGAAGTCAGTAAAGCAAGTTCCGCTGGGACTCTAA
- a CDS encoding DUF531 family protein has translation MTRKRGRATIGLWNSYDPNNFREAHRRILARAGPLALAYEMNLATFGFPFPKELNTPQEMADWIATTTSIGEDGSYLKELAKKGRFQSFSYFSRGSPPQLGELVLTTCEPDSAKARIVDDIVDLLASGTSICLIFGTGPKGVPRDLRELVSNHLDITFGGHSLETCTALGAVAAVIAHKMRDRFLLTELRSGDLHV, from the coding sequence ATGACGCGCAAAAGAGGTAGAGCTACCATCGGGCTATGGAATTCATATGACCCCAATAATTTTCGGGAAGCTCACCGGCGCATACTCGCTCGCGCAGGCCCTCTAGCCTTGGCCTATGAGATGAATCTTGCCACCTTCGGATTCCCCTTCCCGAAAGAATTGAACACTCCCCAAGAAATGGCAGATTGGATTGCTACCACAACGAGTATAGGAGAGGATGGTTCTTATCTTAAGGAGCTGGCAAAAAAAGGTCGATTCCAGAGCTTTTCCTACTTCAGCAGAGGCTCGCCTCCCCAGCTAGGAGAGCTCGTTTTGACTACTTGTGAACCAGACTCGGCTAAGGCAAGGATAGTTGATGACATAGTAGATCTGCTCGCTTCAGGGACGAGCATTTGCCTTATTTTCGGCACAGGACCGAAGGGGGTGCCTAGGGATTTGCGTGAGCTGGTATCAAATCATCTTGACATCACCTTCGGTGGGCATTCCTTAGAGACATGCACCGCTCTGGGGGCAGTAGCAGCCGTAATCGCGCATAAAATGCGAGACCGATTTCTTCTGACAGAGTTACGCTCTGGAGACTTACATGTTTGA
- the purM gene encoding phosphoribosylformylglycinamidine cyclo-ligase, protein MSEERMTYAKAGVDIEAKSKAISSLIKQLRHRRGGRGTMMEVKGQFTSLIDFGDVALTLCTDGVGTKLLVAQAMRKWDTVGIDCIAMNVNDTICVGAEPLAFVDYIAMDRPDPVITEAIGMGLEKGARLSNCEIVGGEIAVLPEIVQGVDLSGSCLGFVPKDKIVTGAEVKVGDVIIGLPSSGVHSNGLTLARKVLERSQVPLHERPPELKRTVGEELLQPTAIYVRKVLRMLEVVHPTGMVDITGGGLRNFVRLKKGVRFTISRPLRPQPIFQLLQELGDIEDKEMYQTFNMGMGFAVVLRENDSKEALQLLGKGAKIVGSVEEGQGVVCSPLDLEYHSY, encoded by the coding sequence ATGAGCGAGGAACGGATGACATACGCCAAAGCCGGAGTGGACATTGAGGCGAAATCGAAAGCTATATCTTCCTTGATAAAACAGCTGAGACATAGACGCGGTGGCCGAGGCACAATGATGGAGGTCAAGGGCCAATTCACCTCCCTCATCGACTTTGGCGATGTGGCGCTAACCCTCTGCACAGATGGGGTGGGCACAAAGCTATTGGTAGCCCAGGCCATGCGAAAGTGGGATACGGTAGGGATCGACTGCATCGCCATGAACGTTAATGACACCATCTGCGTCGGAGCTGAGCCTTTGGCCTTCGTTGACTATATCGCCATGGATAGGCCTGATCCTGTAATAACCGAGGCCATCGGAATGGGGCTGGAAAAGGGTGCCAGATTGTCCAACTGTGAAATTGTTGGTGGAGAGATAGCAGTGCTACCTGAGATAGTTCAAGGAGTGGACCTATCGGGCAGCTGCCTCGGATTCGTCCCAAAGGATAAGATAGTGACTGGTGCTGAAGTCAAGGTGGGAGATGTCATAATCGGCTTGCCATCTTCGGGCGTACATTCTAATGGCCTTACATTGGCAAGAAAGGTGTTGGAGAGAAGTCAGGTACCTCTGCATGAGCGCCCGCCTGAGTTGAAAAGAACGGTGGGTGAGGAGTTATTGCAGCCTACCGCTATCTATGTCCGAAAGGTGCTAAGAATGCTCGAAGTGGTGCACCCTACAGGCATGGTGGATATCACCGGAGGGGGTCTGCGCAATTTCGTTCGCTTGAAAAAAGGCGTTCGCTTCACCATCTCCAGACCGCTAAGACCTCAACCCATATTCCAACTTCTACAAGAGCTTGGGGACATCGAAGATAAGGAGATGTATCAGACCTTCAATATGGGTATGGGATTCGCGGTAGTGCTCAGAGAGAATGATTCTAAGGAAGCTTTGCAACTATTAGGGAAAGGAGCCAAGATCGTGGGGAGCGTTGAGGAGGGCCAAGGAGTCGTCTGTTCTCCTCTGGACCTAGAATATCATTCTTATTGA
- a CDS encoding DUF2769 domain-containing protein, whose amino-acid sequence MRGSPRPGGASKRNLERMPDEEFTAWILSRMDICQCYNCPTHNECAKKSAERLYCVASRSPMCIDKRLGCLCHDCPVHLELSLKEDYHCLKGPEIKRS is encoded by the coding sequence ATGAGAGGTAGCCCAAGGCCAGGGGGGGCGAGTAAAAGGAACCTCGAGAGGATGCCCGATGAGGAGTTCACCGCCTGGATATTATCCAGAATGGATATTTGTCAATGCTACAATTGCCCGACGCACAACGAGTGCGCTAAGAAGAGCGCGGAGCGCCTTTATTGTGTGGCCTCGCGCAGCCCCATGTGCATAGACAAGCGGCTGGGCTGCCTTTGCCATGACTGCCCTGTCCATCTAGAACTCTCTCTCAAGGAAGATTATCATTGCCTCAAAGGCCCTGAGATAAAGAGATCCTAG
- a CDS encoding RlmE family RNA methyltransferase, which translates to MSKRWLAERKKDPYYKAAKKMDYRSRASFKLMQIDDKFRILKPGYTVADLGAAPGGWLQVAVQRVGKNGKVVGVDLQPIEPLDGAVTIQGDMRKEETVSNVLETIGGKADVVLSDMSPNISGNYSMDHARSVDLCEHALKFAVEVLKPGGTLVMKVFEGDMMQDLMRKVKSVFNEVRLYGPEASRASSSEIYIIARGFRAKEERGL; encoded by the coding sequence ATGTCAAAGCGCTGGCTAGCAGAGCGCAAGAAAGATCCATATTATAAGGCGGCAAAGAAAATGGATTACCGTAGCCGAGCCTCCTTCAAGCTTATGCAGATTGATGACAAGTTCAGGATTCTCAAGCCTGGATATACCGTGGCCGATTTGGGGGCGGCTCCAGGTGGATGGCTCCAGGTAGCGGTGCAGCGGGTGGGCAAAAATGGAAAGGTAGTGGGCGTGGATCTTCAACCGATAGAGCCGCTTGATGGCGCCGTGACCATACAGGGTGACATGCGTAAGGAGGAAACAGTCTCAAACGTTCTAGAAACAATAGGTGGGAAGGCCGACGTTGTGCTTTCTGATATGAGCCCCAACATCTCGGGCAATTACAGCATGGACCACGCTCGCTCGGTGGATCTTTGCGAGCATGCGCTTAAGTTCGCGGTCGAGGTGCTCAAGCCGGGAGGGACGCTGGTGATGAAGGTGTTCGAGGGTGACATGATGCAAGATCTCATGAGGAAGGTAAAATCAGTTTTCAATGAAGTCAGGCTGTATGGGCCCGAGGCTTCGAGGGCGAGCAGCTCGGAGATCTATATCATCGCCCGAGGATTCCGAGCGAAAGAGGAGAGAGGGCTGTAA
- a CDS encoding fumarylacetoacetate hydrolase family protein: protein MRPGKIVCVGQNYHAHIRELNSEIPQEPVLFLKPSSALVGDGDDILIPRGLGRVDYEGELAAIIGRRASRVSADEALQYVDSLAAFNDVTARDVQSRARKAGLPWSLAKGIDTFAPLSAPFPLKKVPDVKALTVETRLNGELRQRGRVADMIFSLEELIAFISSYMTLEKGDVVATGTPEGVGPLRDGDVVEVTIPGVARVRNRVKSI from the coding sequence ATGCGTCCGGGAAAGATCGTCTGTGTAGGACAAAACTATCATGCCCATATAAGAGAGCTGAACTCGGAAATACCACAGGAGCCAGTGCTATTCCTCAAGCCCTCTTCGGCCTTGGTGGGTGATGGCGACGACATACTCATCCCGAGAGGTTTGGGCAGGGTGGACTACGAAGGGGAGCTGGCGGCGATCATCGGCAGAAGAGCCAGTCGGGTAAGCGCAGATGAAGCGTTGCAATACGTGGACTCCTTAGCCGCTTTCAACGATGTGACTGCCAGGGATGTGCAATCTCGCGCCCGGAAGGCAGGTCTGCCCTGGTCATTGGCCAAAGGAATAGACACCTTCGCGCCTCTGTCTGCACCATTCCCTTTGAAAAAGGTACCTGATGTCAAGGCGCTAACTGTAGAGACACGCCTGAATGGAGAACTGAGGCAGAGAGGTCGAGTGGCGGACATGATATTTTCATTGGAGGAATTGATCGCGTTCATCTCTAGCTATATGACTTTGGAAAAAGGGGATGTCGTGGCCACTGGGACTCCAGAGGGTGTAGGTCCTCTCAGGGACGGAGACGTGGTGGAAGTCACCATTCCCGGTGTGGCCAGGGTGAGGAATAGGGTTAAATCGATCTAG
- a CDS encoding DEAD/DEAH box helicase, translated as MVFELLDERIRILLKQRDIHEPTGPQRQAIPHILKGENVLLVAPTGIGKTEAAMLPIFHRLLSYSGKGVRCIYVTPLRALNRDLLRRLEDFGTALGLDVAVRHGDTPQCERSRQSRKAPDILITTPETLQILFVGKRLREHLSNVRFFVIDEIHELAEDERGAQLAVAMERLVEESGEFQRVGLSATIGSVEEVARYLAGKGRKVTIVKASVAKDMTVEIQSPTVQDEDMELAGMLQSDPQLVACMRRCKDIIESHRSTLLFVNTRDTAEALAARFHVWDETFPIGVHHGSLSKETRIEMEEAFKQERLKGLICTSSLELGIDIGSADFAIQYNSPRQVARLIQRMGRAGHRVGVKSEGAVVASTPDEVAESLVIARKAAKEELEPLRVRQNPLTVLANQLVAMAMSGPVRRDDAYRVIVRAYPFHSLTREKFEAVLQQLGSIGLVFINNEEYRRSNRGMRYFYNNLSMIPDEKSFRIRDLSTRKIVGQLDESFVISFAEPYATFITRGRSWRIIEIKEDELLVEQVKEIGSIPSWVGEDIPVPFNVAMEVGRLRRLQDYHNYPGDEEALGKLRRYLEEQKSVGKVPTDELLTLEMGKKLAILNCCFGSKVNETLSKLLSVLLTARLGEAVATHTDPYRIVLELPRDVRAATILDTLLSIKAENVEALMRMVMKNSSFLRWRFVYVAKKFGAVEKDADYQSINFNRLFEAYEGTPMFEEAVNRVLWEDLDLEGTMRIMRWLQEGRIRIEVTSLTPIGRAGLEHSKELIAPQRADHSILMALKKRLEEEQLFLTCLKCQAQWKIKVKDSPDKIFCQRCGGKMVAALRAYNKDHVKLLSKRPLTEDEAAEVKRMYKNASLVNGNGSKALLCLAARGVGPDAAARILSGFHEEEDDFLRDILMAEVNYARTKRFWD; from the coding sequence ATGGTCTTCGAACTTCTTGATGAGCGTATCCGCATCCTGCTCAAGCAAAGGGACATCCACGAGCCCACTGGCCCTCAGCGTCAAGCTATACCCCATATCCTCAAAGGAGAGAATGTTCTTCTAGTCGCTCCCACGGGCATAGGAAAGACCGAGGCCGCCATGCTTCCCATATTTCACCGCTTGCTCAGTTACAGCGGCAAGGGAGTAAGGTGCATCTATGTTACCCCTTTGCGGGCTCTTAACAGAGATCTGCTGCGCAGGCTGGAAGATTTCGGAACCGCCTTAGGTTTGGACGTGGCCGTTAGACACGGTGACACACCTCAATGCGAAAGGAGCAGGCAGTCTCGAAAAGCCCCTGACATCCTTATAACCACGCCCGAGACGTTGCAAATATTGTTCGTAGGCAAGAGGTTGAGAGAACATCTCTCCAATGTTCGTTTCTTCGTGATCGACGAGATACATGAGTTGGCGGAGGACGAGCGCGGTGCGCAATTGGCGGTGGCAATGGAGCGCCTTGTGGAGGAGTCAGGTGAGTTCCAGAGGGTGGGCCTGTCCGCTACCATAGGAAGCGTGGAAGAGGTGGCTAGATATCTGGCTGGAAAGGGGAGAAAGGTAACCATAGTGAAGGCAAGCGTGGCTAAGGACATGACGGTGGAAATACAGAGCCCAACGGTGCAGGATGAGGATATGGAGCTAGCAGGGATGCTGCAGAGTGATCCCCAACTAGTGGCTTGCATGAGGCGCTGCAAGGACATAATTGAATCGCATCGATCCACCCTCCTTTTCGTTAATACAAGAGACACCGCCGAGGCCCTAGCGGCACGCTTCCACGTGTGGGACGAGACTTTTCCCATCGGTGTTCATCACGGCTCCCTATCCAAAGAGACGCGCATAGAGATGGAGGAGGCTTTCAAGCAGGAGAGATTGAAAGGGCTGATCTGCACCTCATCGCTTGAGCTGGGGATAGACATAGGCAGCGCAGACTTCGCCATCCAGTACAATTCCCCGCGCCAAGTGGCCAGGCTAATACAAAGGATGGGAAGAGCCGGTCATAGGGTGGGGGTTAAATCCGAGGGCGCTGTCGTGGCCTCTACCCCTGATGAGGTGGCTGAATCGCTAGTGATCGCGCGCAAAGCGGCCAAGGAAGAGTTAGAGCCTCTGAGGGTTAGGCAAAACCCCCTCACCGTACTGGCCAATCAATTGGTGGCCATGGCCATGTCTGGTCCTGTGCGCCGGGACGATGCTTATCGCGTAATAGTTCGAGCCTATCCCTTTCATTCATTAACCAGGGAGAAGTTCGAAGCGGTGCTCCAGCAATTAGGCTCCATAGGGCTGGTCTTCATCAATAACGAGGAATATCGACGTTCCAACAGAGGCATGCGCTATTTCTATAACAACCTCTCTATGATACCTGATGAAAAGAGCTTTCGCATACGCGATCTCTCCACCAGGAAGATAGTAGGGCAGTTGGATGAGTCATTCGTTATCTCCTTTGCTGAGCCTTATGCCACGTTTATCACCAGGGGGCGTTCCTGGCGCATTATCGAGATAAAGGAGGATGAGCTGCTAGTGGAGCAAGTTAAGGAGATAGGCTCAATACCCTCCTGGGTTGGCGAGGATATCCCTGTGCCTTTCAATGTGGCTATGGAAGTAGGACGTTTACGGCGCCTGCAGGACTATCATAACTATCCCGGCGACGAGGAAGCGCTTGGCAAATTGCGTCGTTACTTGGAAGAGCAGAAGTCAGTGGGCAAAGTTCCTACGGACGAGCTGCTCACGCTAGAAATGGGAAAGAAGCTCGCCATCCTTAACTGTTGTTTCGGATCAAAAGTAAATGAGACCCTCTCAAAGCTGTTATCAGTGCTCTTGACCGCTAGACTGGGAGAGGCCGTGGCCACCCATACTGACCCCTATCGCATCGTTCTGGAACTTCCCCGGGATGTGCGTGCGGCTACCATCCTTGATACGCTTTTATCCATTAAGGCTGAAAACGTGGAAGCCCTCATGCGCATGGTGATGAAGAATTCCTCTTTCCTGCGCTGGAGATTCGTTTATGTGGCTAAGAAGTTCGGGGCGGTGGAGAAGGATGCAGACTATCAATCCATCAATTTCAATCGCCTTTTTGAGGCGTATGAAGGTACCCCGATGTTCGAGGAGGCCGTGAACCGCGTGCTATGGGAGGATTTGGACTTGGAGGGGACGATGCGCATTATGCGATGGCTACAGGAGGGTAGGATTCGCATCGAAGTAACCTCCCTGACGCCTATAGGTCGTGCCGGGTTGGAGCATTCTAAAGAGCTAATTGCCCCTCAGCGCGCAGATCATTCCATTCTAATGGCTTTAAAGAAACGTCTAGAGGAGGAACAGCTATTCCTTACCTGTCTCAAATGTCAGGCGCAATGGAAGATCAAAGTCAAGGATTCTCCCGATAAGATATTCTGCCAACGCTGCGGAGGGAAGATGGTAGCCGCTCTCCGCGCTTATAATAAGGACCATGTCAAGCTGCTATCCAAACGGCCCTTGACGGAAGATGAGGCGGCGGAAGTGAAGCGCATGTACAAAAACGCTAGCCTGGTAAATGGCAATGGATCAAAGGCGCTGCTTTGCCTGGCCGCGAGGGGAGTTGGCCCTGATGCAGCGGCTCGCATTTTGAGCGGCTTTCACGAGGAGGAGGACGATTTCCTGCGCGACATCCTCATGGCGGAGGTCAATTACGCTCGCACTAAGAGGTTCTGGGACTGA
- a CDS encoding (Fe-S)-binding protein gives MARLPNINRELSACLQCGYCVRVCDTYAQEPWESNSPRGKLYYLKQLQNKTPLDKLLGRKVEIDQEFVEALYKCTGCAACWQVCHVEIEFAEFWEKVREWVVEQGKGPLPAHKKLGESILANKNPYREPPSKRGDWFPASIKRESLNPDICFFAGCTASYRMQRISQAAVIFMDRCGVKQNIMGENEMCCTSPMLRTGQIKATREAAENNVRQTERMGAKAMVTACAGCYKTTLHDYKRFYSRPSFEVYHFSQYALKLIKEKKVKFTKEIKAKVTYHDPCHLGRHAGVFEAPREVIKAVPGIELVEMRYNRMGSHCCGAGGGFKSQFNDYAVNIAAKRVQEALETGAEMIVTTCPFCVLNLQQGAKQIGSNIKVVDLAELLAQATSPS, from the coding sequence ATGGCAAGGTTGCCGAACATCAACAGAGAGTTGTCGGCCTGTCTCCAATGTGGCTATTGCGTTCGCGTGTGCGATACATACGCACAGGAGCCATGGGAATCCAACAGCCCCCGTGGAAAGCTGTATTATCTTAAGCAGCTGCAGAACAAGACGCCTTTAGACAAGCTACTTGGGCGAAAGGTGGAGATCGATCAGGAGTTCGTTGAGGCGTTATACAAATGCACTGGATGTGCGGCCTGTTGGCAAGTATGCCATGTCGAGATCGAGTTCGCCGAGTTCTGGGAGAAGGTCAGAGAATGGGTGGTCGAACAGGGGAAAGGCCCACTTCCAGCTCATAAAAAGCTGGGCGAGAGTATATTGGCCAATAAAAACCCTTACCGTGAGCCTCCAAGCAAACGGGGGGACTGGTTCCCCGCTAGCATAAAAAGGGAATCTTTGAACCCGGACATATGCTTCTTTGCCGGTTGTACCGCCTCCTACAGGATGCAACGCATATCCCAGGCTGCGGTGATCTTCATGGACCGCTGCGGCGTGAAACAGAATATCATGGGAGAGAATGAGATGTGTTGCACCTCGCCCATGCTAAGAACGGGGCAAATCAAGGCTACCAGGGAAGCGGCCGAGAACAATGTGCGCCAGACTGAGCGCATGGGGGCCAAGGCTATGGTCACTGCTTGCGCCGGTTGCTATAAAACGACCCTGCATGACTACAAGAGATTCTATTCCAGACCCTCTTTTGAAGTCTATCATTTCTCCCAGTATGCCCTCAAGCTCATCAAGGAGAAGAAGGTTAAGTTCACCAAGGAGATCAAAGCTAAGGTCACCTACCATGATCCCTGCCATCTAGGTCGTCATGCAGGAGTCTTCGAGGCGCCGCGGGAGGTCATAAAGGCCGTGCCCGGCATCGAGCTGGTGGAGATGCGTTACAACCGAATGGGCTCGCATTGTTGTGGGGCAGGTGGAGGGTTCAAGTCGCAATTCAACGATTATGCCGTGAATATCGCTGCCAAGCGAGTGCAGGAGGCATTGGAGACGGGGGCAGAGATGATAGTTACTACATGCCCCTTCTGCGTACTCAATCTCCAACAAGGGGCGAAGCAGATTGGCTCTAACATCAAGGTGGTAGACCTTGCAGAGCTTTTGGCGCAAGCGACCTCTCCCTCTTGA
- a CDS encoding ferritin family protein encodes MKAWEGMEQRELSAAVLKTAMAIEEFGIRFYSELSQCVKDKRGSALLRGLGNDEGEHLRILTDQMARASKGLDPTKVETIDEYLKILPEKVFVKPKGSCMTLSDEIAALQKGIEVEENSIRMYQDALKMSLDDGTRATLEELVKWERRHKEILEENLHMLKLEGAWYGYGPILEG; translated from the coding sequence ATGAAGGCGTGGGAGGGAATGGAGCAGAGAGAGCTGAGCGCGGCCGTGCTCAAGACCGCCATGGCCATCGAAGAGTTTGGCATTCGCTTTTATTCTGAGTTGAGCCAGTGCGTAAAGGACAAGAGGGGCTCGGCACTGTTAAGGGGCCTGGGAAACGATGAAGGGGAGCACTTGCGCATCCTCACGGACCAGATGGCGCGCGCCTCCAAGGGGCTCGATCCTACCAAGGTAGAGACCATAGATGAATACCTAAAGATACTGCCGGAGAAGGTCTTCGTTAAGCCCAAGGGCTCATGCATGACGCTCAGCGATGAGATCGCTGCCCTGCAGAAAGGGATTGAGGTGGAGGAAAACTCCATACGTATGTACCAAGACGCGCTAAAAATGAGCTTGGATGATGGGACCAGAGCTACCTTAGAAGAGCTTGTCAAATGGGAGCGTAGACATAAAGAAATTCTGGAGGAGAACCTGCATATGCTCAAGCTTGAAGGGGCTTGGTATGGATATGGGCCTATCCTTGAAGGATGA